In Kazachstania africana CBS 2517 chromosome 4, complete genome, the following are encoded in one genomic region:
- the KAFR0D00690 gene encoding uncharacterized protein: protein MKRKVNQVHPNLIRSEARACDFTIHCYKGDILKLYNKLENDQKKILNPIMIDNQPEIQWFMRPYLIDFLIELHIFFDLSPETLFLASSIADRYCSKRIVYKRHYQLLIATSLWIAAKYQDKKTRVPTLKELHLLCYQIYDQQMFVQMEKHILNTLEWSIGGLFTIHDSLNLVLSTKCFKNMLDNDKEFNSIRINQLVLLSSFLLDLSLYQRDYMLYDSSTRTITAILLASQILDIHDFPKFINSVLQTPATHVDNDNYNTNDPVDENTFPFEFIAGDEYYASTFHINLKNSNLIKIRKCLLLYLNDLFGQKDTNHGKSRSSNVNNPNNNPNNKERISKVLYKKYKFLPVKDMINAFVSKNIELYLHLNKLMESRNVLIKNGNFVQPWVNESINMFVDYFSGLQSIHYDEDDEFDGNNTANILEPPAAQPFISTIEEDIQNNTITPLPVLMRSASSISTIGKTNPSSAVSSRSSSVFSQSAFRSDSPQFIDTITPLSATMPVNPNFMKSKKRLSVGSFWNPSNGNMFVNFNPTFGNGSINNVNNDLSIPPTPVFTKHKPTLSFTNSTSSLSNQSPVLSATWNNNSHSNIYSLRTNSITKTNRQR from the coding sequence atgaaGAGAAAAGTCAACCAAGTGCATCCAAATCTTATTAGATCTGAAGCCAGGGCGTGTGATTTCACAATTCACTGTTATAAAGGtgatattttgaagctGTATAACAAATTAGAGAAtgatcaaaagaaaattttgaatccCATCATGATTGACAATCAACCTGAGATTCAATGGTTTATGAGACCTTATTTGATCGATTTCTTGATTGAATTGCACATCTTTTTTGATTTGTCTCCAGAGACACTGTTTCTGGCCTCCTCCATCGCAGACAGGTACTGTTCAAAGAGAATTGTTTATAAGAGACACTATCAGCTATTAATAGCTACTAGTTTATGGATAGCTGCTAAATATCAGGATAAAAAGACAAGAGTTCcaactttgaaagaattgcaTTTGCTGTGTTATCAGATATATGATCAACAAATGTTTGTTCAAATGGAAAAACATATTTTGAACACTTTAGAATGGTCGATCGGAGGACTTTTCACGATTCATGATAGTTTGAATCTGGTTCTTTCGACtaaatgtttcaaaaatatgttggataatgataaagagTTCAATTCCATTAGAATAAATCAGTTGGTTTTGTTATCCTCTTTCCTTTTGGACCTCTCGTTGTATCAAAGGGATTATATGCTATATGATTCATCTACTAGGACAATCACCGCAATCTTGTTGGCATCACAAATCCTAGACATTCATGACTTCccaaaatttattaattcaGTCTTACAAACCCCAGCTACTCATGTTGATAACGATAATTACAATACTAATGACCctgttgatgaaaatacaTTCCCTTTCGAATTCATTGCTGGCGATGAATATTATGCTTCTACATTCCATatcaatttaaaaaattctaaTCTTATCAAGATCAGGAAATGTCTCTTGCTTTATCTAAACGATTTGTTTGGACAAAAGGACACTAATCACGGTAAAAGCAGAAGTAGCAATGTTAACAATCCAAATAATAATCCTAAcaataaagaaagaatatcaaaagttctttataaaaaatacaaatttttaCCTGTAAAAGATATGATAAATGCATTCGTTTCAAAAAACATTGAACTctatcttcatttgaataaattaatggAGTCAAGAAACGTGCTCattaaaaatggaaatttcGTTCAACCATGGGTTAATGAATCTATAAATATGTTTGTTGATTATTTTTCTGGTTTACAATCAATTCAttatgatgaagatgacgaatTTGATGGAAACAACACAGCGAATATTCTTGAACCACCTGCTGCACAGCCATTCATAAGCACAATAGAAGAAGACATACAAAACAACACTATAACGCCTCTACCAGTCTTAATGCGTTCTGCCTCAAGTATTTCTACAATTGGTAAAACAAATCCAAGCTCTGCCGTGTCATCTAGAAGCTCATCTGTATTTTCTCAATCTGCTTTCAGGTCTGATTCACCTCAATTCATTGATACTATAACGCCTCTGTCAGCTACGATGCCCGTCAATCCAAACTTTATGAAGTCAAAAAAACGCCTATCTGTGGGCTCATTTTGGAATCCAAGCAACGGCAATATGTTTGTAAATTTTAACCCAACATTTGGGAATGGCAGCATAAATAATGTGAATAACGATCTTTCCATTCCACCAACTCCAGTTTTTACAAAGCATAAGCCAACACTCTCATTTACGAATTCTACCAGTTCATTATCCAACCAATCTCCGGTTCTTTCTGCTACTTGGAATAACAACTCACACagtaatatatattcattaaGGACAAACTCAATTACAAAAACTAACAGGCAAAGATAA
- the TAF2 gene encoding transcription initiation factor TFIID subunit TAF2 (similar to Saccharomyces cerevisiae TAF2 (YCR042C); ancestral locus Anc_1.76) produces the protein MSFSIRATPRSGGQSQPLSMGVENFRTFKVAHQRVSLDVNLSTHKIKGTVDIILIPLIQNLDYITLDCKEMKITDVLIENRRCEHYIHDDTYKSLLTRYTSQPDEDILYNHNSIEQSHFFREKFADLNEKPEERTKSQLTVKVPSFIKITLQDASSLTNYTPITPSIRGTPIFQEEVFTPITLKVEYEIENPRNGIVFDTILEEHPHLWNAYTTNSELCASASYWVPCIDLFDEKSTWEIEISVPKKVKDIGITKIVGQQQKSNNNHLTTNKKVDSRSGLNNIDYDDEEEEYDILEEEDTENPMNRDIVVCCSEFSTVRELNHPTDLSKRIFSFQIFNPVAPHHVGWAIGAFNTWELPSLVPYEEKAEIDEQDENDDFNNNNNVNNNHIQHEVVDDIDSNDIIPIHVYTLPTHDVDEKTVINSTIVCQKIIDFYSKEFGSYPFTSYSLVFLPTLLNENMDFASLTLCNSRLLYPPKLLDEVFPTTEKLAWSLASQWSGVNITPLDINDIWCCLGMAGYMVFQFTKILYGNNELKYRLKINSEAIVDEDWEKSPIGSTFHNSSRPISIISKELDFIKLKAPMVLYILDKRMTKTERSFGMSRVLPKIFLQAMSGDLPNNSLSASHFQHICERVNKNKLEYFFQQWVYGSGVPIFRVTQRFNKKRMVIELGIRQCQNTELGQDKTVGSSGFFNSALHHLKHEEKDIVPFFTGSMTIRIHEADGTPYEHIVELKDIFTKIDIQYNTKYKKLRGRRMASTLKLNASTSNLQDDFIDGSVVDKDEEVQKFGTVLSSEEDCKKWNLENLTKTTEGNELQKQNEVFEWIRIDSDFEWICKMYINQPDYMFASQLQQDGDVEAQFESIKYFEDVTVNANKNSLIYSSILARTAMDDRYFYGIRLEACKALAKFIYRPEEIFLGGSRHLIKIFQTLFCFEDSNIPKNNRFDSFQKYLLQREIPSFLSSVRTEQNDCPSFVKQFLLDILTYNENAENPFDDIIYLTRLINNVVTCTINDKEDKSFLKKVVEQLNRYENLDTWIPTYQVKLMKTILEEKLRLNIAGLYDFGNLKKYLQYSLNYDTLSSKYPEDLPRLREGFQDIALTSFKIMLLQGGIKNKYSLEYFFQSLCFIPDVYIRGNLVDTFIEVIEIIATKKMTHTLDDDITFLIEKINPAQINIENEDEISALMMGATDFELNDRKTQLMRSTIEGLLILLRRNFEDYEPLKKILWDVLHMPVLSLYQRKRLFDIARVLYTLTDSFQVKLPAPRTKKLVAKYIGGSKVIIKRDGILKVHLSASKAKLSGITSSGSTAPHEVSSAAKVKTPTSTKAKITLTKPSKKVIKPVVNKVGFLPIRFLRLSDKYRKVNISSVPFSDNVTIVKANARSFTVKVKLPKKK, from the coding sequence ATGTCGTTTTCTATAAGGGCGACACCTAGAAGCGGTGGTCAGTCACAACCTTTAAGCATGGGTGTAGAAAACTTTCGTACATTCAAAGTGGCACACCAACGTGTATCACTGGATGTTAATTTATCCACACATAAAATCAAGGGCACTGTCgatataatattaattccgttgattcaaaatctagATTACATTACGTTAGATTGTAAAGAGATGAAGATTACTGACGTTTTAATTGAGAACAGAAGATGTGAGCATTATATTCATGACGATACTTACAAATCACTTCTGACAAGGTATACCTCCCAACCAGATGAAGATATACTTTATAACcataattcaattgaacaatCGCATTTTTTCAGGGAGAAGTTTGCAGATTTGAATGAGAAACctgaagaaagaacaaaatcTCAACTTACAGTGAAAGTACCCtcttttataaaaattaCTCTACAAGATGCCAGTTCTTTAACCAATTACACTCCAATTACTCCATCAATTAGAGGGACACCTATTTTCCAAGAAGAAGTGTTCACTCCAATTACTTTAAAAGTTGAATACGAAATAGAAAATCCAAGGAACGGTATTGTTTTCGATACAATCTTAGAGGAACATCCTCATTTATGGAACGCTTACACTACAAACTCGGAGTTGTGTGCATCTGCTTCGTACTGGGTTCCATGCATTGATCTATTTGACGAAAAGTCCACATgggaaattgaaatcagtGTCCCCAAAAAAGTTAAAGATATAGGAAtaacaaaaattgttggacaacaacaaaaatcaaacaatAATCATTTAACGACGAACAAAAAGGTGGACTCAAGGTCGGGGTTGAACAATATTGATtacgatgatgaagaagaagaatacgACATTCTAGAGGAAGAAGATACAGAAAACCCTATGAATAGAGATATTGTAGTCTGTTGCTCAGAGTTTTCGACAGTTAGAGAATTAAATCATCCAACtgatttatcaaaaagGATATTTTCcttccaaattttcaacCCTGTAGCCCCTCACCATGTTGGTTGGGCCATTGGTGCATTTAACACCTGGGAGTTGCCTTCTTTAGTACCATATGAAGAAAAGGCTGAAATAGACGAACAAGACGAAAATGACGACTttaacaacaacaacaatgTAAATAACAATCATATTCAGCACGAAGTTGTCGATGACATAGATTCCAATGACATAATACCGATCCATGTTTATACTTTACCAACACATGATGTTGATGAGAAAACAGTAATAAATTCAACTATCGTTTgccaaaaaataattgatttctattcaaaagaatttggCTCATATCCATTTACGTCGTACTCACTTGTCTTTCTACCAACACTTTTGAACGAAAATATGGATTTTGCCAGTTTGACACTCTGTAATAGTCGTCTACTTTATCctccaaaattattagatgaagTCTTTCCAACAACAGAAAAGCTAGCATGGTCATTAGCATCACAATGGTCTGGTGTCAACATAACGCCTTTAGATATCAATGATATTTGGTGTTGTCTGGGCATGGCTGGGTATATggtttttcaatttaccaaaattcTATACGGgaataatgaattaaaatatAGGCTGAAAATTAACAGTGAAGCCATCGTAGATGAAGATTGGGAGAAGTCTCCCATTGGCTCTACCTTCCACAATTCATCGAGACCGATATCCATAATAAGTAAAGAATTAGATTTCATCAAGCTGAAAGCACCGATGGTCCTCTACATTCTAGATAAGAGAATGACGAAAACTGAAAGGTCCTTCGGTATGTCTCGTGTACTGCCGAAAATCTTTTTACAAGCTATGTCTGGTGACTTACCAAATAACTCATTATCTGCTTCGCATTTCCAACATATTTGTGAGCGTgtgaataaaaataaattagaaTACTTTTTTCAACAGTGGGTTTACGGTTCTGGTGTACCAATTTTTAGAGTGACTCAAAGATTCAATAAAAAGAGAATGGTAATCGAACTTGGTATTAGACAGTGTCAAAATACTGAACTAGGCCAAGATAAAACGGTGGGCTCTAGTGGGTTTTTCAACAGTGCCTTGCATCATTTAAAACacgaagaaaaagatattgTACCATTTTTCACTGGATCTATGACCATAAGAATCCATGAAGCTGACGGTACACCCTATGAACATATTGTGGAGCTGAAGGAtatttttaccaaaattGATATTCAATACAATACTAAGTATAAAAAACTAAGAGGAAGAAGGATGGCATCTACTTTAAAATTGAACGCCAGTACATCTAATCTCCAGGACGACTTTATTGATGGATCTGTTgttgataaagatgaagaggttcaaaaatttggtacAGTTTTATCTAGTGAAGAAGATTGTAAGAAGTGGAATTTAGAGAATCTTACCAAAACCACTGAAGGCAATGAACtacaaaaacaaaatgaagTATTTGAATGGATTAGAATAGACTCTGATTTTGAATGGATCTGCAAAATGTATATTAATCAACCCGATTATATGTTTGCATCTCAATTACAACAAGATGGGGACGTAGAAGCCCAGTTTGAGAGTATAAAGTACTTTGAGGATGTTACTGTAAATGcaaacaaaaattcattaatttattcttcTATACTAGCAAGAACCGCTATGGATGATAGATACTTCTATGGAATACGGTTAGAAGCATGTAAAGCTTTGGctaaatttatttacagACCAGAAGAGATTTTCTTAGGCGGTTCCAGACATTTAAttaagatttttcaaacattattttgttttgaagATTCGAATATTCCCAAAAACAACAGATTCGatagttttcaaaaatatttacttCAAAGAGAAATACCAAGTTTTTTGAGTAGTGTTAGAACAGAACAAAATGACTGTCCCTCATTTGTGAAGCAGTTCCTCCTCGACATTTTAACatacaatgaaaatgctGAAAATCCATTTGATGACATAATTTACCTGACAAGGCTAATAAATAATGTTGTAACATGCACTATAAACGATAAAGAGGATAAAAGCTTTTTAAAGAAAGTCGTTGAACAACTAAATAGGTATGAAAACTTGGATACATGGATACCTACCTATCAAGTAAAGCTAATGAAGACCATTTTAGAGGAGAAATTAAGATTAAATATAGCAGGATTATACGATTTTGGCAATCTTAAGAAATACTTACAATATTCACTAAATTATGACACTTTGAGCTCCAAATACCCTGAAGATCTACCAAGACTGAGAGAAGGTTTTCAAGATATAGCCTTgacttctttcaaaatcatgTTGCTCCAGGGTGGTATtaaaaacaaatattcGCTCGAATATTTCTTCCAATCGCTTTGTTTCATTCCGGACGTGTACATACGAGGCAATTTGGTGGACACATTTATAgaagttattgaaataattgcaaccaaaaaaatgacaCACACattagatgatgatattacATTTCTGATCGAAAAGATAAATCCCGCTCAAATCAATATCGAAAACGAGGATGAGATATCTGCTTTAATGATGGGTGCTACGGACTTTGAACTTAATGATAGGAAAACACAACTAATGCGTTCTACAATCGAAGGTTTGCTAATATTATTACGAAGGAATTTCGAAGACTACGAACCGTTGAAAAAAATCCTTTGGGATGTACTACATATGCCAGTATTGAGTCTGTACCAAAGAAAGCGTCTTTTTGACATAGCACGCGTGCTCTACACACTAACCGATAGCTTCCAAGTCAAGCTTCCTGCTCCAAGAACGAAGAAGTTGGTGGCTAAATATATTGGCGGCTCTAaggtaataataaaacGTGACGGTATCTTGAAAGTGCATTTATCTGCCTCAAAGGCCAAGCTGTCCGGAATTACATCTTCAGGTAGCACCGCTCCGCATGAAGTATCCTCCGCAGCAAAAGTCAAAACTCCTACATCTACTAAAGCCAAAATCACATTGACTAAACCCTCGAAGAAAGTCATCAAACCAGTCGTAAATAAAGTGGGCTTTCTACCAATTAGGTTTCTAAGACTTTCTGACAAGTACAGAAAAGTTAACATTTCATCAGTACCCTTCAGTGATAATGTTACCATAGTGAAAGCCAATGCAAGATCTTTCACGGTTAAGGTCAAGTTGCCCAAGAAGAAGTAA
- the SLP1 gene encoding Slp1p (similar to Saccharomyces cerevisiae SLP1 (YOR154W); ancestral locus Anc_1.77), whose translation MKCQIVAILLYCIAYVTRGAAEEGHKEDTKLSDNNSQQDNAGTFVSFEDWKRSKEEDISNSNRRNREPVDPSCYGDGECIGEEMEFEVNFFTGNDDNLPSHKNGGDRENYEEEPEGKLYKHKFNYASLDCAATIVKTNSEASGATSILIENKDKYLLNPCSAANKFVVIELCEDILIEEIIIANFEYFSSTFKHIRVSASDRFPVNKNKWTSLGEFDCENVRNLQRFSIPNPQIWARYLRLEILSHFDDEFYCPISLVRVHGKTMMDEFKLSEIANNDIDSDLQLVKNLTEVDPSLKETRVGEAADGKQADPEEETKENVLDKCSTWPYVDLDNKTLIPHISSFFNVCESQFEPLKFEEFLKEINLDIMNITNTLAVANSPVSSSLQSNSNSNSKPSKEAAQLPLSPEESIFKNIIKRIATLEHNATLTILYMEEQSKLLSSSFENLEAKYAVRFDNLIGMFNDTIMNNIELLKVFAKQLKDQSLGILEETKNNNDAFIKSSDLRIISLENEIRYQRKLVLFTLGILAVYHIYLLFSKILYIEVDEDEVEKEEVKEQKPKDPVGKS comes from the coding sequence ATGAAGTGCCAGATAGTTGCTATCTTACTGTATTGCATTGCCTATGTTACTAGAGGCGCGGCTGAAGAAGGGCATAAGGAAGATACTAAACTATCTGATAATAACTCCCAACAGGATAATGCAGGGACCtttgtttcatttgaagaCTGGAAGAGGagtaaagaagaagatatttcaaacTCTAATAGGCGAAATAGGGAACCCGTGGACCCATCATGCTACGGCGATGGCGAATGTATTGGAGAAGAGATGGAATTTGAAGTAAATTTCTTTACTggtaatgatgataatttgCCGTCCCACAAGAATGGTGGGGATAGAGAAAATTATGAAGAAGAACCAGAGGGAAAACTTTACAAACACAAGTTCAACTACGCTTCCTTAGATTGTGCTGCTACCATTGTAAAGACAAATTCTGAGGCTTCTGGTGCCACGTCAATATTGATAGAAAACAAAGACAAATATCTTTTGAACCCATGTTCGGCTGCCAATAAGTTTGTAGTTATCGAACTATgtgaagatattttgattgaagaaattataattgcaaattttgaatactTTTCATCCACATTTAAGCATATAAGAGTGTCCGCATCAGATAGATTTCCTGTGAATAAAAACAAATGGACATCATTAGGTGAATTTGATTGCGAAAATGTAAGAAATTTACAAAGGTTCAGCATTCCTAACCCTCAAATCTGGGCGAGATACTTGAGGCTGGAAATTCTATCAcattttgatgatgaattttacTGCCCTATATCCTTAGTTAGGGTACATGGAAAGACTATGATGGACGAATTCAAATTGAGTGAAATTGCCAATAATGATATCGATTCAGATTTACAACTTGTCAAGAATCTTACTGAGGTAGATccttcattgaaagaaactAGAGTGGGAGAAGCTGCTGACGGAAAGCAAGCTGATCCTGAAGAGGAGACAAAGGAAAATGTCTTAGATAAATGTTCGACGTGGCCATATGTTGACTTAGATAATAAGACACTGATACCACAtatttcaagttttttcaatgtctGTGAGTCACAATTTGAGCCATTGAAGTTTGAAGAGTTTTTGAAGGAAATCAATCTTGACATAATGAATATAACGAATACTCTAGCAGTTGCAAATTCGCCAGTCTCCTCAAGCTTACAATCAAATAGCAACTCTAATAGCAAACCGAGCAAAGAGGCGGCTCAATTGCCATTGTCACCAGAAGAatcaatattcaaaaatataatcaaaaGAATCGCAACTCTAGAACATAACGCAACACTGACAATACTATATATGGAGGAACAAAGCAAGCTTCTTTCGAGctcatttgaaaatttagaagCAAAGTATGCAGttagatttgataatttgattgGTATGTTCAATGACACtataatgaataatattgaaCTCCTAAAAGTGTTCGCCAAACAGTTGAAAGATCAATCATTGGGGATTTTGGAGGAGACtaaaaataacaatgaTGCATTCATCAAGAGTAGTGATTTAAGAATCATTTCACTGGAAAACGAAATAAGATACCAAAGAAAGCTTGTATTATTCACTTTAGGAATATTGGCTGTGTATCATATTTACCtactcttttcaaaaattttgtatataGAAGTTGACGAGGATGAGGTAGAGAAAGAAGAGGTAAAAGAGCAGAAACCCAAAGATCCAGTAGGGAAAAGTTAA